Genomic window (Heterodontus francisci isolate sHetFra1 chromosome 41, sHetFra1.hap1, whole genome shotgun sequence):
GTAGCATAGATATAACTTTGTGGGTTTTTGGATCAATCCCTGGGTTCGCTGCATGTAGTGAGATATTTAGCAAAGACTTCATAAGTCATGGGAGTAAGACCTTGTCTTCCAGACCCCGAAGGTGAACAGATACATCTGGGATAAAAAACTAAAAAGTGATTTTACCAATTGGGCTATTCATGATCTATGTTCCCTCCTTATATAAAGTGTCCTAACCATGTTCCCCTCTTTGCAGTATTACTCTTGTATAGCACTTGGCTTGACGACGACCCTTTGGATCCACCATGCTGCTGTTGCTAGCCTTAATCTTTGTCTTGCATCTGACTGCCATCATCCTCCTCTTCATCTCTACGGCTCACAATGTAAGTACAGAATTGGCCTGCTCTGCGGATGTTGAAGGAGGTTTCTCTCAATGGGAATAGATTCAGGCGCCTCAATTGATGAAGTGCAGACTTAGCTGAGCTGAGCACTCTCTGGGCAGCAGTCACATGTGCCTCCATGTAATCCGGATGATTGCTTGGATGCATTTGGGAGTCTGCCCAGTTCTTGAACCCGCAACAGGGTCCATATAAGGTTAAAAGTGATGTTGCAATTCCTGCTCTTTTGGAAATTCCCAAACTCTGGAAACAAGGTCTAACCATGATATGGAAGTGCTGACATTTCTTAATTGTTGTACATTCAGCCCCATCCCAGCCTTGTCTAGTGGCTCGGGTAATCCACCAGGTGGTCCTATATCTTTGTTAATGCTCTGTAATCTGATCTGGGCTGGCTCATTGCTGGGGCCACTTTGATCCTTTCTCAATCACAGCAATATGGACTCTTATTCTGAGGGGCGGATGTGAGTCTGCAGATCCTGTTGCTAGATACCCCAAGCAGAGGGTTGCTATAGCTGATAAAACGTTTATCATCTTATCTTTCTCAACAGCATCAATACTGAGGGGCAGTGACACTAGCCTAAAGAAAGCACTTTGAGACAGAGCAAGTTTCTGGTCTCTCCCCTTCCCTTCGATAAAAGTTTTCGGATTCTCTTTCCATTGGTCCTCGGTATTTTTCCGGCTGTTCTTTTTCCTCCGTCCCTTCAGTTATTCTGGACTGCCTCCTGTTTTCTTGAGCAGGAATTTGCACAATGATTTGTGGAAAAAGGGAGCCAAACACAGAGGCAATGGATGGGTTGACATTGGGTTGGTGGGTGTGAGAAGGGCCACAGTTCGGTCTGCTTCATAATTGCATTTGTTGTGCGGAGAACGAGCTGGATTTTAAGGTGACTGCAGTTTTCCAAGGCGAAGGCCGGAAACTTGCTCTATCTGTTCCACGTCAGAGTTTACAACAGCCTCAAATGCTGAGTGTTGGTACATAATGGCCAAGTATATTAAAAGGCCCTCCATCTGGACTCCCCTGGAGATATTTCATGTATATGGTGACAACTCCAAACGTGAGTTTCTGTTGGTCCGTGATCTGTATTTTCACCCCTTCTGTGCCCCATTTGCTTACCCATGTGGTGACAGTTTGTTTCGTTCTCAGGTTTGGTGGACCACTAATGGTTATTCCATTGACATCTGGAAACAGTGTTTCTACACAAATGGCAGCTGTGTTAACGTAGCCTATAAAGACAAGGAAGGTAAGTTTTTGACCAAATGTTCTCAAATCTCGCATTTATGTGCACAAGCGAAATTACATGAATGGCAGGAGCTATTGTCTGCAGCCTCTGTAATTCTATACTTTTAATCACATTTTGTTTATTGCATGAGGCAACATCTCCCGATGTAAGGTTGGTGACCGAGACAGTCAGCCTGGGGTTTGACTGGTGCTGAATACTCCTACCTCTTGGTCGCTGTTGGGAAGTGATTGCGTGGAAATAGGGTGAAGACCAGATAGGCTTCATGGTCAAATTggctgctgacactcactgaccagaCGTTGATTGTAGAATGGTCATTTGGATAAGCGCAGGAGGGAGAGCCTCCTACTTTTGGACCCTGAACCCCAAACGGGCCTAGTATGGTCAGCTTGTTCTTGTTCTCTCGTGTTTCCCAacaccaccactccccaccccgacACCATGCTATCTTCCCCCTCCTGTGTCTCCTTGCTCACTCTTTGCCCTCACAGCATTCACTCTCCCTAATTTGAGGTCActtgctctgtctccctctctttcccccttgtcCTTTCACATGCACTCCCCCTCGCAAATGTCATGCTGCATCTTTTCCTTCATCTCACGCCCATCCCCTCCTCTGGCacatcagctgtagctcagttggtggcATTCCTGCCTCTttaagtcacaaggttctgggttcaagtcccgctccggggcttgagcacaaaaattgaggctgacactccagtgcagtactgagggagtgctgcaatgttaaaGGCGCCGCCATTCAGATGCGACATTAAACCGATGCCCCATCtcgggtggatggaaaagatcccatggtactattttgaagaggagccggggagttctccctggtgtcctggccaatatttatccctcaatcaacatcgcaaaaacagattatcttgtcattatcacattgctgtttgtcggagcttgctgtgtgcaaattggctctgcattacaacagtgactatacctcattggctgtaaagcactttgagatgtttggtggtcgcgaaaggcgctacataaatgcaagtcctttttttcacGTATTCTCTCTTTTTTTTTGTTCCCAAGCTGTAGCTGCTGTCTTTCTTGCCCATGAACTGCAGCCAGTCCTTCCTCTCAGtaaggctctcgctgtgtttttcaGTGTTTACTTTCCTTGAATGTAATCTGAACAGGAAGTGCCTGACTCCAGCCTGGAACAATATTTTTCATGGCTTTTTCACACGGTGACACACTGGCGCCACCTGCTGCTCGCATGCGGCAACAGTCTCCATTTACAGGGAGCAAATCAACCAAGGTCATTGGATGGGCTACAGTTGTCGGAGGTTAAATGGAGAAGGGACTAAAAAGCAGCTATTTAGATTCACGGGACTGCGTATAATGTGCACACTCTGGGTTTGAAGCTTGACTGGATTGCAGGAATGAGTCTCCTCACTGCTGCTATCAAGACATAATCATTCCTGTTGAAGTCATTGAACATCATTGGCACTATAAATCTTCTATACAGCCTAGGGGCTGCTGAAATATGGACTAGGTGACGTTGAAGCTTTGGGACCAGCTCGGGGTGGGGCGTTGGGGGAAGCTAGGAATGGGAAGGAGGATAGAATATGTGGCTCCAAAATCACCCACATTCTAATTTTTAAGGTCGCAAACTTTGGCTGGAAAAAGTACTCCTGATCACTACTTAAAACTGGAAGCAGCTGGTTAATGCGGAGGCCTCCGGGAGATGCCTTTGTCAGGTGGTGAGCACTAACCTTTTGATCTGTTTTGCCTCCAGACTACTTGCAAGCTGTCCAGGCCGGCATGGTGCTGGCTGTGATCTTCACCTGctgtgccctgctcttcttcatctgCCAGCTCTTCACACTGAAGAAAGGAAATCGATTTATCTTCACTGGCCTCTTTCAGCTGCTCTCCTGTAAGTTTGTGCAACATTTGCTTTTAAAGACCACATGGAGACTACGGTTGGAAGAAGGGATTAAAAAATTCAGTTGGAGTGCAGTCTCTTTATTTAAAAAATAAAGACACACATCGTCTGACACCCCAGGGGGAAGTTAAAGGCTCACAGTCCTGGAAAATCTGACATGCAGTCATTTAAAACTCGAACAAAGGCATGTTTGAAAAACTGGAGTAAAACGGCTATTCGACCCCATCTCGTCTTCCTTCCACAGTGCATGCACTCTACCAACCCATTAAAACTCCATAAAAACATTGCATTTATCCTGATTTATCAAAGGTGATTGAGTAAAGCTCCAGAATATTGCTATCCTCGAACCCATCATGCCTAATTACGTTGCTGTGTCGCTTGCTTTTTGTCACAAGAAAGGTTTTTGACTTTCAGCCTTTGCTCTCCCTGAGCCTTGTGCTTCCCATCCTGTACCCTGTAAATCcacacctgcccccccccccccccccaccctcagcaCCTATGTCTAATGAACTGTTCCTTGGGTTGACCACCTAGAGGTCAGAAAGATAGGTCCAGAACCCCACTTTAATAGCAACCATGATTGGTTTACACTGATTAAAGGCAATTTGAAGACTGACTTTAGGAAGTTCTTCCATGGAGCGATCAATACATGGAGGCATCGAGAGGTCAGATAATGGAACGAAAAACCATGCAATAATTTTAAGAAATGGTGGTATGTTGTGTTGGGGAACCTTTGTTCTGCACAGATGCGATACAATTATCCTCCACCATCTATATTATCCTTGTGAACAGGTGGGTGCTCACAGAGGTTGCTTCTGCAAGTACTTTCctctcatgggatgtgagtgttggtgAGACCTCTATGGACCCTGATGGCTTTTCCTCATCCCACTGGTTTCCTCTTGATATTCTGGAAGAGGGAACACCAGGGACTGTAAGGAGAATGTTTCCATGGTCCATATCCCCAAATATCCACCACCTTAATCCTGCACCAGGCTTATTTTGGAACAATTCTTCACTGAAGATAAGAGGTCGTGACTGAGAGATTAAGTTACATTATGCATGCTTTCATTCATTGTCAGAGTATTGCTGAACCATGTGTGCATTGTATTATTTTAGACAAATACTCATGGGAATTAGCTGGAAGAGAATGGGAAGAGTATTTTTAACAGCAATGGTTATTGAAGGTTCCACTCTCGGTCTCACCTCTTGGCCTTGGTAAATGTGATTATCAATCCATGCCTGGTGAACATATCCTGGAGCCCAGATTTGAAACTCCCATTTCTCAGGCGGGATATTGCCATTCAGTAATAGGGGATGTGCCAATTGGAGCCTGGGAGTCATCCCAAGGGGAAATTGGCATCCAGAGCCTTCCTGGGCTGCTTTTGTTCAGCTTCTAATGGGATATTCAGCATGGCAGAGGCCTTGGAGCAGCTTGCCTATCTGACCTCCTGTGGAATAATGGCCTGGAAACTAGGGTGATGTTGGAGAAAGGAGGAGAAACATTTTACTCTAGTGTTCTTGCTGACCTGTGTATTCGGTGGTGTCAACATCATAGCCATTGCCACTTCCCAAGGTACAGACTGTCTTGTCCCATTTAATCGAGCTTCTGTCCTGTTCCAGGTCTCTGCGTGGTGACTGCAGCAAGTATCTACACCGTCCAATTCCACTACTATGACCAGAATGGCTGGTATGGGTCCTCATACATCCTTGCTTGGATTTGCTTCCCCTTGACTCTGGTCAGCAGCATAATGTACATCATCCTCCGCAAGCGGGAGTAAGCGCTCGTGGTGAATGCACCCGAGGCTGGGGATGCTCTTGAAGATGGATCTTGGGGCCCAAACATGTTAGTTTCTGGAGCAATGTTAAACTGGATTTCCATTTTGAAAAAGGGAAAGTTATTTTTGTAAATTCTTTTTCATATCTgcgctctcgatctctctttctctccaactatctctctcctcccctccttccCTTGCCTCCCACATAAAAATGTTCTCAAACCATATTTTGCTTCAGTTAGCTGGGAGAGGGGCTTGCAGCATTTCAAAGGACAAACTCTATACTGTCCCTTTGCTGAATTTTGTGGGGAGGGAAGGTGTGTAATCACTGTGTCTTAAATAAAAGAATTTTATCCTTCTAGCCTTTCACAAAAGCACTAGAGAATTAAACTTTTAAACAGTTACTTGTAACCAAAGTGGCCCATGAAGCACAAAACCTGACACAGGAGAGGTCCCCTGGATTCACCAGCATAAGATTAAGTCTGGGGTCTTGCCTTGAATGCCCGGGGTTGGGGGATGTTGGATCTCTATAGAATGAAGTGACTCATAGTACCTCTTGCTGCTGGGAAACGGCCACTGCAGTAGGGAGAAATCCCAAAGTCCTGGCAATCATGTGTTCCTGACTGAAGGAATGTGtgtggtaagtttttttttaaagagcgaAGGAAACCTGCTCTGATCCAAATAGAGGAGATGCACTCCGTCTAGTCTGGGATTAGAGATGCAGCTGAGTTCTAGGAAGAGCCTAAGTTCACAGAGCTGTCTAGCCCTGTGCTTGGACTTTTCACCCTTTTTGAGACCTTTCCCCCCTCAATGAGAGGCCCTGTTGgaagcctcccccctccccccgccaccttGGCACCTTCTGCTGGTGGTGTGGGGAGGGGAATGGCTGCACTTCACCCCACAACGTCCCAGAGATTGGTGAAAATATAAGTTGCAGCACTCCGTACTGCCCTTCCCAATCGTGTTCAAGAATGGGGGGAGGTGGAAGAGTGGAGAAATGTATCCAAAAGCAAATATTTtttctgggggagtgggggggcaaACAGTTCCCCTTGGCCATCCCACAATATttctctttttttcaaaaaaagtcttttTTTAAGAAATCTTTCCAGAACCCCTTAATATAAAAATGCTCCCAGATCATTAAAATTCTTTTTATTATGTATTTAATTGATGAAGCCCCAGAGCCATGTGTGACACCTGTATAAAATATGGCGCCGTTTCCCCTCCCATCTTCGCTCAGCCTTATAAAACGAGTCTCCGAGTTGTGGGGTATTCCTCAGAAAAACCTTCTTCGACTTCCATTAACCCTTCCCACCCTCACTGCCACACACTTTCCAGTCGGTGTTCAATGTAGACTTGGGAAGTACGACCTCTGAACAGCCCTGATCAGTGCAGTGTTGTGAGGGAGGGGGATTGTTTTGTCTTTTTGTctaactgttgctgcatttttttGAAATAAAAAAGCAAAAATGTGCTAACTAGTAATAAATGGATATTATATTGTTAATATGTAGAATTGTCTTTCTGTGGTAGGGTTGAGCATTTGTGTCTGTTTAGTTTACTGTGGATGTGCTTTTGCTCTGTGGTCTAATTACACTCCAGTTGATCCCTATATTGAGCCTGCCAGGTGAAAAAAGCTCTTGCTCCCAAACTGAGGTCAGCTAATCTCAGACGCTGCCATTGTTTGACAAGGCTCTGGAGAAGAACAGTCAATGACAATGGCTTGCAGTTATATTGGGCCTTAAACCTACAAGAATGATCCATGGTCCTGACATGAGGGGGGTGAGAATTGTGGTGGAGGAACGGGCATGGTGGGTGATGAAAGACTTGGTTAAAGAATTGAGTTTTAAAAGTAGTTGGGTTAAGCTATCGAGAGATGTGGAACTAAgatgggtagatgcagttaagatacagattggCCATGATTTAGTCGAATGGAAGAACAGGATCAAGGGGGTTGACTGGTCTACTGCTTTTCCAATGAGAGGGAGATTGTGGTGTTTAGGTGGCCCGAGTGTATGGCTGAAGTGACTGAAGGCATAGCCAGAAATGGAGGAACGCTGGGGTCAGAGGAGCAGGGAATTTGGGTGttgggattgtagggctggaggggattacaggagATTTGAAAGGGCAAGCcttttggagggatttaaacagagAATGAGAATGTTACATTTTTTTGAGATCTTGGGTGACTGGCAGTCAGTGGCTGGCGATACCTTCTTCACTACACGAAGGGCTGGTGAGGCCTGAGAACTCCTTGTTGGGCTggaggtgagagtggggggagcagtcctgctcctcctggccctcgGCTTTCAAAGTGGTAAATTGAAACATATTGTAGCCTCTTCTGTGCGGTCGACTCCTCTTGTCTTGCTGTTGCTGAGTGCTGGACGGCATGCGACTGACTCCTTGAGTGAACATTGTGACACCAGCTCCATCATGGGGCCTCAACTTTAAGTAGGCCCCACCTGCTTTTAGTGGGAACTACATCCAAGGACTGAATTGCTATTCAGTGTGATGCTGGCTGCGTAACACAGGGCATTGGAGGTGGGATTCTGATTTTTAGGAACTTGACTCTT
Coding sequences:
- the LOC137353343 gene encoding peripheral myelin protein 22-like; the encoded protein is MLLLLALIFVLHLTAIILLFISTAHNVWWTTNGYSIDIWKQCFYTNGSCVNVAYKDKEDYLQAVQAGMVLAVIFTCCALLFFICQLFTLKKGNRFIFTGLFQLLSCLCVVTAASIYTVQFHYYDQNGWYGSSYILAWICFPLTLVSSIMYIILRKRE